One Phoenix dactylifera cultivar Barhee BC4 chromosome 14, palm_55x_up_171113_PBpolish2nd_filt_p, whole genome shotgun sequence DNA window includes the following coding sequences:
- the LOC120103967 gene encoding uncharacterized protein LOC120103967, whose amino-acid sequence MSTQEKDLFLTVLKNLKVPDGYSSNILRCVNLKERKLSNLKSHDCHILMQDIFPLALRSSTPKQVFTIVSQLSSFFKALCSKVLDPKELDQLESNVALTLCNMEKIFSPGFFTIMVHLLIHLAAEAKLGGPVHYRWMYPIERFLMRLKDYVRNRAYPEGSIAEGYIAEECLPFCSRYLEGVETVFNRPQRNFLIW is encoded by the exons atgtctactcaagagaaagatctttttctaacagTTCTGAAAAATTTGAAGGTTCCTGATGGGTACTCATCGAATATTTTACGATGCGTAAATCTCAAAGAGCGAAaactttcaaatcttaaaagtcacgattgtcacattttgatgcaagatatctttccattggctttaagatcgtcAACACCGAAACAAGTTTTTACAATTGTTTCTCAATTGTCATCATTctttaaggcattatgttccaaagttcttgatcctaaggagcttgatcaattggagtctaatgttgCACTTACACTATGCAATATGGaaaagatcttttctcctgggttttttactattatggttcatctactcattcacttagcggcggaagctaaacttggtggcccggttcactaccgatggatgtatcctattgagag gtTTCTTATGCGCTTAAAAGATTATGTACGCAATCGAGCCTATCCCGAGGGCTCGATTGCTGAAGGATATATTGCTGAGGAGTGTTTGCCATTTTGTTCGAGATATcttgaaggtgttgaaacgGTTTTCAATCGACCTCAAAGGAATT TTCTCATCTGGTAG